A stretch of the Nicotiana tabacum cultivar K326 chromosome 6, ASM71507v2, whole genome shotgun sequence genome encodes the following:
- the LOC107774086 gene encoding uncharacterized protein LOC107774086 isoform X2: MPFGIGGRQMRTNILGQLTTVNSTSDATTSKRSRKKKTLTELKEEEILLIKERKQLKKELALVRINLEKQRDTNQNLKRMKLDLHPQQANERGTPVACDGRSLGQYQQEVLPSNPIIPIFREKAANKVSILPSYLEEQQDVAALESKFVLPDLNIPFGEDSSTEILCG, translated from the exons ATGCCATTTGGAATTGGTGGACGGCAAATGAGAACGAATATTTTGGGGCAACTCACAACT GTTAACAGTACTAGTGATGCTACCACCAGCAAGAGATCAAGAAAGAAAAAG ACATTGACTGAACTGAAAGAAGAGGAGATCTtgctaattaaggaaagaaagcaattgaagAAG GAATTAGCTTTGGTACGCATCAATCTGGAGAAACAGAGAGATACAAATCAAAACCTGAAAAGAATGAAG CTTGATTTGCACCCTCAGCAGGCAAATGAAAGAGGTACACCTGTTGCATGTGATGGAAGAAGTTTGGGTCAGTATCAGCAAGAGGTCCTACCAAGTAATCCAATCATTCCCATCTTCCGGGAAAAAGCCGCAAACAAGGTCTCAATATTGCCATCATATCTGGAAGAGCAGCAAGATGTCGCAGCTTTGGAGTCTAAATTTGTACTCCCAGACCTCAATATTCCGTTTGGTGAGGATTCCAGCACTGAAATTCTTTGTGGGTGA
- the LOC107774086 gene encoding uncharacterized protein LOC107774086 isoform X1, producing MTEEEWLKAATMDDTVVAELLLRLNQVNPSPSKSKKTSLPLEWTVRQRRSRPISVNAKKPAPRASPTTPLSWSGATSVSGGGGGGSGCAVDGGCEESSGPPPTFKTPSSTRSKVNSTSDATTSKRSRKKKTLTELKEEEILLIKERKQLKKELALVRINLEKQRDTNQNLKRMKLDLHPQQANERGTPVACDGRSLGQYQQEVLPSNPIIPIFREKAANKVSILPSYLEEQQDVAALESKFVLPDLNIPFGEDSSTEILCG from the exons ATGACTGAAGAGGAGTGGCTTAAAGCGGCTACAATGGATGATACTGTGGTTGCTGAGTTATTGTTGCGTCTCAACCAGGTCAATCCGTCTCCGTCCAAGTCAAAGAAGACAAGCTTACCGCTTGAGTGGACTGTGCGTCAACGCCGGTCTAGACCGATTTCTGTTAATGCTAAGAAACCGGCTCCACGTGCTAGCCCCACTACACCTTTATCCTGGAGTGGCGCCACCTCTGTTAGCGGTGGAGGTGGCGGAGGTAGTGGTTGCGCCGTTGATGGTGGTTGCGAAGAGTCCAGCGGACCTCCTCCTACTTTCAAAACTCCCAGTAGCACGAGATCTAAG GTTAACAGTACTAGTGATGCTACCACCAGCAAGAGATCAAGAAAGAAAAAG ACATTGACTGAACTGAAAGAAGAGGAGATCTtgctaattaaggaaagaaagcaattgaagAAG GAATTAGCTTTGGTACGCATCAATCTGGAGAAACAGAGAGATACAAATCAAAACCTGAAAAGAATGAAG CTTGATTTGCACCCTCAGCAGGCAAATGAAAGAGGTACACCTGTTGCATGTGATGGAAGAAGTTTGGGTCAGTATCAGCAAGAGGTCCTACCAAGTAATCCAATCATTCCCATCTTCCGGGAAAAAGCCGCAAACAAGGTCTCAATATTGCCATCATATCTGGAAGAGCAGCAAGATGTCGCAGCTTTGGAGTCTAAATTTGTACTCCCAGACCTCAATATTCCGTTTGGTGAGGATTCCAGCACTGAAATTCTTTGTGGGTGA
- the LOC107774085 gene encoding uncharacterized protein LOC107774085, whose translation MAINCKDLPEECWELIFNRLHHQSDVESFSSVSKQFLALTNRLRLHLSVIDSTLLIHGTIAKLIRRFPNLKSIDLSNFRGELDHVLVDLANSVSYTSNLEQLDISNQKQLPVKGLKELGRKLKDLRVLKCSDLALLRDPDLCAIAQSFPFLEELDISYPRTKFDFSLMNRIDGDLIVTDSGIAVLSVNLANLRKINVSGNHFITDNSLVTLSMNCLNLQGIELEHCTLITVNGILSMLRTCAALNWISVSEIHIPRSSPGFECLVACSRTLQTLDVSSSTISDEFLFLVAKASLPLSRLSLCECTNFTLSGISSLLCSYQSLKFLSLVQVHFLTDETMKDLSQYLQSLVTINLRECLKLTISTFFTLARNCPSLETVNMENTCLGMTNSFHNGVKNTRIRAVILANNLYLDDDSLAKVALACPNLEMLDVSSCRNLTEAGIASVLEVCIQMRDLRLDHCSMITHIGQGTELPNLEVINAAGSALSDKGLAIIGSRCSRLLKLNLENCKGVTADGIHALVKNCKSLREINLKNCPQVSISSLNSMVFSSSSLRRVIPPCCSAFSDSLRGFYLHHGCLVSSG comes from the coding sequence ATGGCGATTAATTGCAAAGATTTGCCTGAAGAATGCTGGGAACTGATATTCAATCGTCTCCATCACCAATCCGATGTGGAATCTTTTTCTTCTGTGTCCAAGCAATTCCTTGCTCTCACCAATCGTTTACGCCTCCACTTGTCTGTAATTGACTCCACTCTTCTTATCCACGGTACAATTGCTAAACTCATTCGCCGTTTTCCGAATCTTAAATCGATTGATCTCAGTAATTTTCGCGGTGAACTTGATCATGTTCTTGTTGATCTTGCCAATTCTGTCTCCTATACATCCAATCTTGAACAACTTGATATCTCTAATCAGAAACAGTTACCTGTCAAGGGTTTGAAGGAACTAGGGCGTAAATTGAAGGATTTGAGGGTTTTGAAGTGTAGCGATCTCGCTCTTTTACGTGATCCtgatttgtgtgctatagcacagtCGTTTCCGTTTTTGGAAGAGCTTGATATTAGCTATCCAAGGACGAAATTTGATTTCAGTTTGATGAACAGAATCGACGGTGATTTGATCGTGACTGATTCCGGGATTGCGGTTTTATCGGTTAATTTGGCCAATTTGCGTAAAATTAATGTTTCTGGGAATCATTTTATTACAGATAATTCGCTTGTTACTTTGTCTATGAATTGTTTAAATTTACAAGGCATTGAGTTGGAGCATTGCACTTTGATAACTGTAAATGGGATCCTCTCTATGCTACGTACTTGTGCTGCTTTGAATTGGATTTCAGTGTCTGAGATTCACATTCCTCGATCAAGTCCTGGTTTTGAATGTTTGGTTGCTTGCAGCCGAACTTTACAGACACTCGATGTTTCCAGCTCAACTATTTCGGATGAATTTCTCTTCTTGGTAGCCAAGGCTTCTCTCCCTCTATCTAGGCTTTCACTTTGTGAGTGTACAAATTTCACTCTATCTGGTATCTCTTCACTTCTGTGTTCGTACCAATCACTAAAGTTCTTATCTTTGGTTCAAGTACATTTCTTGACTGATGAGACTATGAAAGATTTATCCCAATATCTACAAAGTCTTGTTACCATTAATCTCAGAGAATGTCTGAAATTGACCATTTCTACGTTCTTTACGCTTGCAAGAAATTGTCCTTCACTAGAAACCGTTAACATGGAAAATACTTGTTTGGGAATGACGAATTCATTTCATAATGGTGTGAAGAACACAAGGATCAGGGCTGTTATTTTGGCAAATAACTTGTACCTGGATGATGACTCTCTCGCAAAAGTTGCTTTAGCTTGCCCCAACTTGGAGATGCTTGATGTGTCCTCGTGTAGAAATCTTACAGAGGCAGGTATTGCTTCTGTTCTAGAGGTGTGCATTCAAATGAGGGATTTGCGACTCGATCACTGTTCAATGATTACACATATTGGACAAGGCACTGAATTGCCTAATCTTGAGGTAATCAATGCAGCTGGTTCAGCTTTAAGTGACAAAGGCCTGGCTATTATTGGGAGCAGATGTTCTCGCCTATTGAAGTTAAACTTGGAGAACTGCAAAGGAGTGACAGCAGATGGCATACATGCATTGGTGAAAAATTGTAAATCATTGCGAGAGATAAACTTGAAGAATTGTCCTCAAGTTAGTATCAGTTCTCTAAATAGTATGGTATTCTCGTCATCATCACTAAGGAGAGTTATTCCGCCTTGTTGCTCTGCTTTTAGTGATAGCTTGAGGGGATTTTACTTGCACCACGGATGTCTAGTGTCCTCAGGCTAG